From Ignavibacteriales bacterium:
ACAACGTCTGCTTCGCGTCCCCCCATTCCTGATTGTCCGACCGGATTTTCTCGATCGTGGACGGGGTCAGGTAGCGGCGAATGAAGTCCCAGGCGGCCATTGCGACCCTGACATTGGGATCATCGAGCAAGAAAAGCGTAATTGACAGACTTCGGCCTGATGGGATGGAGCTCAATGCCTCGATCACCTTTGTCTTTTCTCGTACCGAAAGATCCTTATCGGACATATAGTTCTTTCGTGAGAAATCCTCCGGGAAGAGTTTTGCCAAGGCGACCATCGCTTCTCCCCGCACGAGATCAGCGGAAGGATTCCGGACAGCAGTCAATCGGAGCAACTCCCCACGAAGGCTCGCCGTATCGGCAGCCGATTCCATCGCCTGTTTTGAGAATCCCGAAAGAGCCTGCAATGTCGCGATCTTGACATGGTCATTCGGCGATGCGAGATACCCGATGACCTCGTTCAGTTTTTCCGGCGCTGATGCAGAGAATGCTGCGATGGCCCGAACAAGCTGGACTTCCACTTCCCAGTCGGGATTCAAGCGATCGTCGGCCTGGATTGATTTCACCAATTCCATGGCATAGTCTGATTTCGAGCGCCCCAGCATTGTGACAAGATTGAGCCGCACATCTGAGTTCGGGTCTTTTGACACGACGGTGAGAAGCGATTCCCGCTTCGCAATTTCGATGTCGATCAAACCATGCGGAGCAGTCCGCCACAGAGCGAAGAGCGCTTTCCACCGGACATCTGCGTCAGGACGATGAAGTTGCTCGAAGCAAAACCAAATCGACCGTTCATTCTTGATACCGCGCAGAGCGAACCGGGCCACAGACAACGCCTGAGCAGCGCTGAGTGAGGGACTCCCGCCGGCGTTCTTGAACTCGATGACCGCTTCCAGCGCGGTCGCGGTGCCGATCTTCCCGAGCGCTTCCATCATGCGCGTCACAACGATCGTATCGCTCTCCATTGCAAGATGGCTCAGGAGTGAATCCTGATATCGAGTCGGACCCGTCTGCCCCAGAGCAAACGACGCTGCCGCCCGGACCCGCGAATCCTGGTCGTTCAGCATCGAAGTTATGGCTGCCGAAGCAGAAGTATCCTGAATGCACGCCAGTGCAATCAGTGCCTTCATCCGAAGCCGTGGATCCGGGCTGGCGAAGTATGAAATCAACTTCCCATTTCCCAGAGAGCGCTGGTCCTGGAGAGTCAGAATTTCCCTTTCGGCATCCGACAGCTTCTGTGCAAGGAGCATCGCCGGGAGCGCAATCATCACGAACAGTAATCGAATAGACCTCATTGCTTAAATCCCTCCGTAAACTTTAGATACGAGAACCTGCTTCTACAACACCTGTTCGTTGCGCGATAATATCGCGCTACGCTGCTAACAATATGATGCGAACATTCTGCCTGGCGCCTTTGTGTGAGGATTCGTGCAATCACTTCTAGAAATATGGCCGGACACGAAATTCCGCTCCAACCGTCTTTTCTACGAATTCCCTCGCGGCGGCGACATCGACATCATCAATTCCTACTATCGTCATCACGACGTTCGGCAGATGCTTCCTGCACTCCCGGGCAAATTCGATCATGGCCTTGTGATACACCTCTCCATCGAGCCGCATCATCGCACCGTACTGCTGAGGATCGATCGAGTTCAGACTGATTGAAACGGTGTCTATCAAACCCGAGAGTTCCGGCACAATATTTCGGTGATTTATCACATTACCATGTCCATCAGTGTTGAGCCTCACACGTCCCCCCTTCTGCTTCACCCAACCGGCGACTTCTTTGATCACGTCGAGTCGAATGGTAGGTTCTCCGTACCCGCAGAAGACAATCTCATCGTACGCGGTGGGATCTCCGATCGCCTTCATGACCTCTTCCGACGATGGCTCCTTGTCGAGCTTAAGGTTGTGCCCCTTGACGATTGCCTCCCCTTTCCGATCGCAGAACACACAATCGGCGTTACATCGGATTGTGATATTCAGGTACAGAGAATTGCGCAGCTTATAAGCTACCTGGGGTGGCTCCATCGGCCCGATGCCGAAGAGTTTCTTCGTATTGAAGCGTGCCGTTCGAGCAACGTCTTCTTCAGAAACGCCAAAGAGCTCAGCGATCTTCCTGGCGATCAGAACAACGTTCGCGGGTTCATTTCTCTTACCGCGCAGAGGGACCGGCGACATGAAGGGAGCATCGGTTTCCAGAAGAATGTGATCGAAACCGGTTTTCCTGAGCGTCTCAAGAGACGGCGAGTTCTTGAATGTCACAATGCCCGGGTATGAGACCAGGAAACCAAGGTCGAGGAGTTTCCACACGTCTTCTGCTCCTCCCGGGAAACAATGGAAGACACCTCTCAATGCAGGATATCGCGTGTGGACATTCTGCCGATTCGCTCGCCAGTCCGGGTGTTCCCGAACCGCATCTTCTACGGCTCTGAGGGCATCTTCGAGTGACT
This genomic window contains:
- a CDS encoding peptidylprolyl isomerase translates to MRSIRLLFVMIALPAMLLAQKLSDAEREILTLQDQRSLGNGKLISYFASPDPRLRMKALIALACIQDTSASAAITSMLNDQDSRVRAAASFALGQTGPTRYQDSLLSHLAMESDTIVVTRMMEALGKIGTATALEAVIEFKNAGGSPSLSAAQALSVARFALRGIKNERSIWFCFEQLHRPDADVRWKALFALWRTAPHGLIDIEIAKRESLLTVVSKDPNSDVRLNLVTMLGRSKSDYAMELVKSIQADDRLNPDWEVEVQLVRAIAAFSASAPEKLNEVIGYLASPNDHVKIATLQALSGFSKQAMESAADTASLRGELLRLTAVRNPSADLVRGEAMVALAKLFPEDFSRKNYMSDKDLSVREKTKVIEALSSIPSGRSLSITLFLLDDPNVRVAMAAWDFIRRYLTPSTIEKIRSDNQEWGDAKQTLYRKTMNALTRKDMAITHLVSNALADTTFFSLFRDPRLADSLVLALKDAYVLLSSPDDVEAMQAAAAAMGSMKDPRFVPVLEKSLNDPDKTVAATAAAALRQITKNDYSGKIPKSTRAMHTDYDWPVLESLSQSARAVIKTNKGTFSIRLLKDDAPFTVLNFVKLARKNFYNGLSFHRVVPNFVVQGGDPRGDGWGGPGYAIRSEFGFASFERGAAGIASAGKDTEGCQFFITHQPTPHLDGRYTVFGRVTDGQDVVDQIQIGDIIQQITIE
- a CDS encoding YchF/TatD family DNA exonuclease is translated as MYIDSHAHIYFEDFKTDLDGVLTRARDAGVEAIIVPGTTLESSLEAVSLAEKYDDVYATVGIHPHDASKATPDVLQQIEELSKNPRVVAIGEIGVDYHYDFSPRDVQRVVFQRQIEIAVRRNLPIVVHTRESLEDALRAVEDAVREHPDWRANRQNVHTRYPALRGVFHCFPGGAEDVWKLLDLGFLVSYPGIVTFKNSPSLETLRKTGFDHILLETDAPFMSPVPLRGKRNEPANVVLIARKIAELFGVSEEDVARTARFNTKKLFGIGPMEPPQVAYKLRNSLYLNITIRCNADCVFCDRKGEAIVKGHNLKLDKEPSSEEVMKAIGDPTAYDEIVFCGYGEPTIRLDVIKEVAGWVKQKGGRVRLNTDGHGNVINHRNIVPELSGLIDTVSISLNSIDPQQYGAMMRLDGEVYHKAMIEFARECRKHLPNVVMTIVGIDDVDVAAAREFVEKTVGAEFRVRPYF